In Pseudomonas nunensis, a single window of DNA contains:
- the argB gene encoding acetylglutamate kinase, whose protein sequence is MTLEREAAANTAKVLSEALPYIRRYVGKTLVIKYGGNAMESEELKTGFARDIVMMKAVGINPVVVHGGGPQIGDLLKRLSIESHFIDGMRVTDAQTMDVVEMVLGGQVNKDIVNLINRHGGSAIGLTGKDAELIRAKKLTVTRQTPEMTQPEIIDIGQVGEVVGINTDLLNLLVKGDFIPVIAPIGVGANGESYNINADLVAGKVAEALKAEKLMLLTNIAGLMDKQGTVLTGLTTQQVDDLIADGTIYGGMLPKIRCALEAVQGGVGSALIIDGRVPNAILLEIFTDTGVGTLISNRKRP, encoded by the coding sequence ATGACCCTCGAACGCGAAGCCGCCGCCAACACCGCCAAGGTCCTGTCCGAAGCGCTGCCTTACATCCGCCGCTATGTCGGCAAGACGCTGGTGATCAAATACGGCGGCAACGCGATGGAAAGCGAGGAGCTGAAAACCGGCTTCGCCCGCGACATCGTGATGATGAAAGCCGTGGGCATCAACCCGGTGGTGGTTCACGGTGGCGGTCCGCAGATCGGCGACTTGCTCAAGCGCCTGTCGATCGAGAGCCACTTCATCGATGGCATGCGCGTGACTGACGCGCAGACCATGGACGTGGTGGAAATGGTCCTCGGCGGCCAGGTCAACAAGGACATCGTCAACCTGATCAACCGTCATGGCGGCAGCGCCATCGGCCTGACCGGTAAAGACGCCGAGCTGATTCGTGCGAAAAAGCTCACCGTGACGCGCCAGACGCCGGAGATGACCCAACCGGAAATCATCGACATCGGCCAAGTAGGCGAAGTGGTCGGCATCAACACCGATTTGCTGAACTTGCTGGTAAAAGGCGACTTCATTCCGGTGATCGCGCCGATCGGCGTGGGCGCCAACGGCGAGTCGTACAACATCAACGCTGACTTGGTGGCCGGTAAAGTGGCTGAAGCGCTGAAAGCTGAAAAGCTGATGCTGCTGACCAACATCGCCGGCCTGATGGACAAGCAAGGCACGGTCCTCACCGGCCTGACCACCCAGCAAGTCGACGACCTGATCGCCGACGGCACGATCTACGGCGGCATGCTGCCGAAGATCCGTTGCGCGCTGGAAGCGGTTCAGGGCGGCGTGGGAAGCGCCCTGATCATTGATGGCCGGGTGCCGAATGCGATTCTGCTGGAGATCTTCACCGATACCGGTGTGGGTACTTTGATCAGCAATCGCAAGCGCCCCTGA
- the dut gene encoding dUTP diphosphatase, which produces MHALQAKILDPRIGTDFPLPQYATPGSAGLDLRAMLEKDTVIKPGETLLIPTGLSVYIGDPGLAALILPRSGLGHKHGIVLGNLVGLIDSDYQGPLMVSCWNRSDKDFTLEVGERLAQLVLVPVVQAHFEMVEEFVETERGAGGFGHSGSH; this is translated from the coding sequence ATGCACGCTTTGCAAGCCAAGATCCTCGACCCCCGCATCGGTACCGACTTTCCGCTGCCGCAGTACGCCACCCCTGGCTCCGCCGGCCTCGACCTGCGCGCCATGCTGGAAAAAGACACCGTGATCAAGCCGGGCGAAACCCTGCTGATCCCCACCGGCCTGTCGGTCTACATCGGCGATCCGGGCCTGGCGGCGCTGATCCTGCCGCGCTCCGGCCTGGGCCATAAACACGGCATCGTGCTGGGCAATCTGGTCGGTTTGATCGACTCCGATTATCAAGGCCCGCTCATGGTTTCGTGCTGGAACCGCAGCGACAAGGATTTCACCCTGGAAGTGGGCGAGCGTCTGGCTCAGCTGGTTCTGGTACCCGTGGTTCAGGCGCACTTCGAGATGGTCGAAGAGTTCGTCGAAACCGAGCGCGGTGCCGGCGGTTTCGGTCATTCGGGTAGCCATTGA
- the coaBC gene encoding bifunctional phosphopantothenoylcysteine decarboxylase/phosphopantothenate--cysteine ligase CoaBC — protein sequence MQRLYRKRIVLGVGGGIAAYKSADLVRRLIDQGAEVRVVMTRGGSEFITPLTMQALSGHPVHLDLLDPAAEAAMGHIELAKWADLVLIAPATADLIARLAQGIANDLLTTLVLATDAVVAVAPAMNQAMWRDPATQANLQLLESRGIKSFGPASGSQACGDVGMGRMMEATDLAQCAADCFQRQALTGKHVVITAGPTQENIDPVRYITNHSSGKMGFALAEAAVEAGARVTLISGPVHLPTPDRVTRIDVVSARDMLAACEAAIPCDVFISSAAVADYRPEVVAPQKLKKDPTSGDGFVLQMVRNPDILATIATRPDRPFSVGFAAETEHLLDYAARKLKDKNLDLIVANDVANPSIGFNSEENACSVIDRQLHATVFAQTSKSKIARQLITFIADRLNQV from the coding sequence ATGCAGCGGCTGTATCGGAAACGCATCGTTCTGGGCGTCGGCGGCGGTATTGCTGCCTACAAGAGCGCCGACCTGGTTCGCCGCCTGATCGACCAGGGCGCCGAAGTGCGCGTGGTCATGACCCGTGGCGGCAGCGAGTTCATCACCCCGCTGACCATGCAGGCCTTGTCCGGCCACCCGGTTCACCTCGACCTGCTGGACCCGGCGGCCGAAGCTGCCATGGGCCACATCGAGCTGGCCAAATGGGCCGACCTAGTGCTGATCGCCCCTGCCACCGCGGACTTGATCGCACGTCTGGCCCAAGGTATCGCCAATGACCTGCTGACCACGCTGGTGCTGGCCACCGACGCCGTAGTCGCCGTGGCCCCGGCCATGAATCAGGCCATGTGGCGCGACCCGGCCACCCAAGCCAACCTGCAACTCCTCGAAAGTCGCGGCATCAAGTCCTTCGGCCCAGCCTCCGGCAGCCAGGCCTGCGGCGACGTCGGCATGGGCCGCATGATGGAAGCCACCGACCTCGCCCAGTGCGCCGCCGACTGCTTCCAGCGTCAGGCGCTGACCGGCAAGCACGTGGTCATCACCGCCGGCCCGACCCAGGAAAACATCGACCCGGTGCGCTACATCACCAACCACAGCTCCGGGAAAATGGGCTTTGCCCTGGCCGAAGCGGCAGTGGAAGCCGGCGCCCGCGTGACCCTGATCAGCGGCCCGGTGCACTTGCCGACCCCGGATCGCGTCACGCGCATCGACGTGGTCAGTGCCCGCGACATGCTCGCCGCGTGTGAAGCCGCGATCCCGTGCGACGTGTTCATTTCCTCGGCAGCGGTTGCGGACTACCGTCCGGAAGTCGTCGCCCCGCAAAAATTGAAGAAAGACCCTACGAGCGGCGACGGCTTTGTCCTGCAAATGGTGCGTAACCCAGACATTCTGGCCACCATCGCCACACGCCCTGATCGTCCGTTCAGTGTCGGTTTCGCCGCCGAAACCGAACACCTGCTCGATTACGCAGCGCGCAAGCTGAAAGACAAAAACCTCGATTTGATCGTCGCCAACGACGTCGCCAACCCGAGTATTGGCTTCAACAGCGAAGAAAACGCCTGCAGCGTGATCGACCGCCAGCTCCACGCCACCGTTTTCGCCCAGACCAGCAAGAGCAAGATTGCTCGCCAGCTGATCACTTTTATCGCCGACCGTCTGAACCAGGTTTAA
- the radC gene encoding RadC family protein — protein sequence MSIRDWPAAERPRERLLELGSASLSDAELLAIFLRTGVSGKSAVDLARHLLSQFGSLRSLLEADQKTFSEQLGLGPAKFAQLQAAQEMGRRHLAEHSRQKSALENPQAVRDYLKAMLRHEPHEVFGCLFLDSKHRVLAFEALFRGSIDSTSVYPRQVVKRALAHNAAALILCHNHPSGNTDPSQADRMLTKRLQEALELVDVRVLDHFIVGDGEPLSMAEYGWM from the coding sequence ATGAGTATTCGTGATTGGCCGGCGGCGGAACGGCCGCGGGAGAGGTTGCTAGAGTTGGGCTCGGCGAGTCTTTCGGACGCCGAGTTACTGGCGATTTTTTTACGTACAGGCGTCTCCGGCAAAAGCGCGGTAGACCTGGCACGACACTTGTTAAGTCAGTTTGGCAGCCTGCGTTCGTTGCTGGAGGCTGATCAAAAAACATTCAGCGAACAATTAGGGCTCGGGCCCGCAAAGTTCGCTCAATTGCAGGCGGCCCAGGAAATGGGTCGACGGCATTTGGCGGAGCATTCGCGGCAGAAGTCGGCGTTGGAAAACCCGCAGGCTGTTCGTGATTACCTCAAGGCAATGCTGCGCCATGAGCCCCATGAGGTGTTCGGCTGTCTGTTTCTGGATTCCAAGCATCGGGTACTGGCGTTTGAAGCGCTATTTCGCGGTTCCATCGACAGCACCAGCGTTTATCCACGGCAGGTGGTCAAACGCGCCCTGGCGCACAACGCCGCTGCGCTGATCCTGTGCCACAACCACCCGTCGGGCAACACCGACCCCAGCCAGGCCGACCGAATGCTGACCAAGCGCTTGCAAGAAGCGTTGGAGCTGGTCGATGTGCGGGTGCTTGATCACTTCATCGTCGGGGATGGTGAGCCGCTGTCGATGGCGGAGTATGGGTGGATGTAA
- a CDS encoding ABC transporter substrate-binding protein, with protein sequence MRLAALPLLLAPLLLSPLAHAAALTVCTEASPEGFDVVQYNSLTTTNASADVLMNRLVDFDTTSGKVVASLADSWEVTPDGLTYVFKLHPQVKFHKTEYFSPTRDLSAEDVKFSFDRMLDPAHPWHKVAQSGFPHAQSMQLPALIKKIDALDPLTVRFTLDHPDSTFLATLSMGFASIYSAEYADKLLKAGTPEKLNSQPIGSGPFVFTRFQKDASIRYKANPDYFGGKPSVDPLIFAITPDANVRLQKLRRNECQIALSPKPLDVVAAKQESTLKVEKTDAFMTAFVGINSQHPPLDKPEVRQAINLAFDKANYIKAVFEDTAEAANGPYPPNTWSYNKGLPGYPHDVAKAKALMAKAGLKDGFQTTIWTRPSGSLLNPNPSLGAQLLQSDLAEIGIQAEIRVIEWGELIRRAKAGEHDLLFMGWAGDNGDPDNFLTPQFSCAAVKSGTNFARYCNQDLDKLISAGKTTSEQGVRTKLYEQAQAQIQQQALWLPLAHPTAFALTRKDVEGYSVSPFGRQDYSKVSLK encoded by the coding sequence ATGCGCCTCGCTGCCCTACCGCTGCTGCTTGCCCCACTGCTGCTGAGCCCTCTGGCCCATGCCGCCGCCCTGACCGTCTGCACCGAGGCCAGCCCTGAAGGGTTCGACGTGGTGCAATACAACTCGCTGACCACCACCAACGCCTCGGCCGATGTGTTGATGAATCGCCTGGTGGACTTCGATACCACCAGCGGCAAGGTGGTCGCCAGCCTCGCGGACAGCTGGGAAGTGACGCCCGACGGCCTGACTTATGTCTTCAAACTTCACCCACAGGTGAAATTCCACAAGACCGAGTACTTCAGCCCGACCCGCGATTTGAGCGCCGAAGACGTCAAGTTCAGCTTCGACCGCATGCTCGACCCGGCCCACCCGTGGCACAAAGTCGCCCAGAGCGGCTTCCCCCACGCCCAGTCGATGCAGCTGCCGGCGCTGATCAAGAAGATCGACGCCCTCGATCCGCTGACCGTGCGCTTCACCCTCGATCACCCGGACTCGACCTTCCTCGCCACGCTGAGCATGGGCTTCGCCTCGATTTATTCGGCTGAATACGCCGACAAACTGCTGAAGGCCGGTACTCCGGAGAAGCTCAACAGCCAGCCGATCGGCAGCGGTCCATTCGTTTTTACGCGGTTCCAGAAAGACGCGTCGATTCGCTACAAGGCCAACCCGGACTATTTCGGCGGCAAGCCGTCAGTGGACCCGTTGATCTTCGCCATCACCCCGGACGCCAACGTGCGTTTGCAGAAGTTGCGTCGCAACGAGTGCCAGATCGCCCTTTCGCCGAAGCCGCTGGACGTGGTGGCCGCCAAGCAGGAATCGACGCTGAAAGTAGAAAAGACTGACGCCTTCATGACCGCTTTCGTCGGCATCAACAGTCAGCATCCGCCGCTGGACAAGCCGGAAGTACGCCAGGCGATCAACCTCGCCTTCGACAAAGCCAACTACATCAAGGCTGTGTTCGAAGACACCGCCGAAGCGGCCAACGGCCCTTACCCGCCGAACACCTGGAGCTACAACAAAGGCTTGCCGGGTTACCCGCACGACGTAGCGAAGGCCAAGGCATTGATGGCCAAGGCCGGGCTCAAGGATGGCTTCCAGACCACCATCTGGACCCGCCCTTCCGGCAGTTTGCTGAACCCCAACCCAAGCCTCGGCGCCCAACTGCTGCAGTCTGATCTGGCGGAAATCGGCATCCAGGCCGAAATCCGCGTGATTGAATGGGGCGAGCTGATCCGTCGCGCCAAGGCTGGCGAGCATGACCTGCTGTTCATGGGCTGGGCCGGCGACAACGGCGACCCGGACAACTTCCTCACGCCGCAGTTTTCCTGCGCCGCAGTCAAGTCCGGCACCAACTTCGCCCGTTACTGCAACCAGGACCTGGACAAGCTGATCAGCGCCGGCAAGACCACCAGCGAGCAAGGCGTGCGTACCAAGCTGTATGAACAGGCTCAGGCGCAGATCCAGCAACAGGCACTGTGGCTGCCGCTGGCGCACCCAACGGCGTTCGCGTTGACGCGCAAGGATGTCGAGGGTTACTCGGTGAGTCCGTTTGGCCGCCAGGACTACTCGAAGGTCAGCCTGAAGTAA